A DNA window from Setaria viridis chromosome 2, Setaria_viridis_v4.0, whole genome shotgun sequence contains the following coding sequences:
- the LOC117842121 gene encoding uncharacterized protein, with protein sequence MQSPGIPDDVLELILLHLASPVNLIRAATTCKRWHGIVAGARFLRRFGSLNGRHLVAGSYHNSRFLDSSELEPEPEHQAPAFVGSYHNGRFLDSSEPEPEPEYAPPAFVASSPPAAGGVDGERFSLDFLWEPDEVVDPYFWRIKDSRGGLLLWALEERYDFSPTWSLHVVVCDPLARRYRAIPPLVKPDRYHIHSGPFLLDGDVAPCSPHVSVTAARGAGTAWTGRG encoded by the exons ATGCAATCTCCAG GCATCCCCGACGACGTCCTCGAGCTCATCCTCCTGCACCTGGCTTCCCCCGTCAACCTCATCCGCGCGGCGACGACGTGCAAGCGGTGGCACGgcatcgtcgccggcgcccgATTCCTCCGCCGCTTCGGTTCGCTCAACGGacgccacctcgtcgccggctcctaCCACAACAGCCGCTTCCTGGACTCCTCCGAGctcgagcccgagcccgagcacCAGGCCCCGGCCTTCGTCGGCTCCTACCACAACGGCCGCTTCCTGGACTCctccgagcccgagcccgagcccgagtaCGCGCCCCCGGCATTCGTCGCCTcctcgccaccggccgccggtGGCGTCGACGGCGAACGCTTCTCCCTCGACTTCCTCTGGGAACCCGACGAGGTCGTCGACCCGTACTTCTGGAGGATCAAGGAtagccgcggcggcctcctcctgtGGGCTCTCGAGGAGCGGTACGACTTCAGCCCCACCTGGAGCTTGCACGTGGTTGTTTGCGATCCCCTCGCGCGGCGCTACAGGGCGATCCCTCCCTTGGTGAAGCCCGACCGCTACCACATCCACTCCGGGCCATTCCTCCTCGACGGTGACGTGGCTCCATGTTCACCTCACGTAAGCGTGACCGCAGCTCGTGGCGCGGGTACAGCGTGGACGGGCAGAGGATGA